The following proteins come from a genomic window of Plutella xylostella chromosome 22, ilPluXylo3.1, whole genome shotgun sequence:
- the LOC105383378 gene encoding integrator complex subunit 5, with protein MNTTTKSNALSTDLNSFIYGVSRRNFQNAPELTKIGITLLKNFPAARDAVLEYFAMVFHEAVNVSLNQSDYEPDSGAVSSLESVSMIGPELCGLGPAWAPFIAPWCIKLLVDIATEKANLPNVTLQNSDPVRVLLDITTQNLTLLDSEERSKCIDMMLSCRFCSWAVGWVGRAEPALVAPRALALGADAARAVLAHLANHAPALLHVREALLQLFHEAISTDSKPDKRRDVIPYLLNLASKSDIVLKALIQDIDKTLTDAVMERLTAVCAAERHGPAWEAVGPAALVALLQRADIHCFLLLLRQAAKYLFCRQLTEYLLQKLEIESLLPDKKIPLLQSASEEMFVLRETVLTGTQLEKYSAARIIILVCYNLPSEFVNTISYLLQYSRNDTTLALLVRIISGTITMHTPNDSPDINMDTERYQNLIKTGIEYALRESMHSDTVIKKCYVDGTAPKDRKTYTHHFCLNIIKLLRWESSGRVPHMAVWSVSASAGAGAAALGGALGGRASALRERVPCEPAGRMQAHALAEVLDKLDFSGNKLPPPSVEVIIKVIQATVKYFFMCLHEEEIMDKLRGTQRACRLLRKLCLHSKLARAIALRDLLETAMFREEATFGSKNFIGNTTSAALDWANDDLLMHLNQKHGPITQLTQSHTSVFHAGIIGKGVRRVNADEQNEIPDILTTNNELLMGALMSCMDGNSGIVEGMTAVSLLLVELISPDVMYNGLPWPDEDFTKQVSIERELYMRAALEGCVVARAALRRAAQHRPALCLASALLRACAASALHRHRAADDRYCMSAEMRRERSALSELLATMSLGQLLPPPLCHMLQLAPALTSSELVQILRDCLWNYTRDNVPSPALFECDATGLHWRDPASCVPPPSYTDALRIIIQKRIARLGHLYPLMFLNLEKSDSNLAYLKQK; from the exons ATGAATACTACTACGAAGTCTAATGCTTTATCCACGGACTTAAATAGCTTCATTTACGGTGTCTCAAGAAggaattttcaaaatgctcCCGAGTTGACGAAGATTGGCATAACCTTGCTGAAGAACTTTCCTGCTGCTCGAGATGCAGTTTTGGAGTATTTTGCGATGGTTTTCCATGAAGCTGTTAATGTTTCACTTAACCAATCAGATTatgaa CCTGACAGTGGAGCAGTGAGTTCACTAGAGAGTGTCAGTATGATTGGCCCGGAGCTGTGTGGGCTGGGCCCGGCCTGGGCGCCCTTCATTGCTCCGTGGTGCATCAAGCTACTTGTTGACATTGCTACTGAGAAAGCTAACCTGccta ATGTGACTCTACAAAATTCTGATCCAGTGAGAGTGCTGCTTGATATAACAACACAAAATCTCACACTCTTGGACTCTGAGGAAAGATCCAAGTGTATTGACATGATGCTGA GTTGCCGCTTCTGTTCCTGGGCGGTGGGCTGGGTAGGGCGGGCGGAGCCGGCATTAGTCGCTCCACGCGCACTGGCTCTGGGCGCGGATGCGGCGCGCGCCGTGCTGGCCCACCTGGCCAATCACGCGCCCGCGCTGCTGCATGTGAGGGAAGCACTGCTGCAGCTGTTTCAT GAAGCAATAAGCACAGATAGCAAACCAGACAAAAGGCGGGATGTAATCCCCTATCTACTGAACTTGGCATCGAAATCGGATATAGTTTTAAAAGCCCTGATTCAAGACATCGATAAAACGT TGACCGACGCCGTCATGGAGCGTCTCACCGCCGTCTGCGCGGCGGAGCGCCACGGGCCGGCGTGGGAGGCCGTCGGGCCCGCTGCACTGGTGGCGCTGCTACAGCGGGCTGATATACACTGCTTCCTGCTGCTGCTCAGGCAGGCCGCCAAGTACTTGTTCTGTCGGCAGCTTACTG AATACCTGCTCCAAAAGTTGGAAATCGAGAGTTTGCTACCCGACAAGAAGATCCCGCTGCTGCAGAGCGCCTCCGAAGAGATGTTCGTGCTGAGAGAGACCGTGCTCACCGGCACGCAGCTCGAGAAGTACTCTGCTGCCCGGATCATTATATTAGTCT GTTACAATCTACCATCAGAGTTCGTCAACACAATCAGCTACCTCCTCCAGTACTCCAGAAACGACACAACCCTAGCTCTCCTCGTCCGAATCATATCCGGAACCATCACAATGCATACTCCAAACGACTCTCCAGACATCAACATGGACACTGAGAGATACCAGAATCTAATCAAGACTGGTATTGAGTACGCGTTGAGAGAGTCCATGCACTCAGACACGGTAATAAAGAAGTGCTATGTGGACGGGACGGCGCCTAAAGATCGGAAGACTTATACGCATCACTTCTGCTTGAATATTATTAAGCTTTTGAG ATGGGAGAGCTCCGGTCGCGTGCCCCACATGGCGGTATGGAGCGTGTCTGCcagcgcgggggcgggcgcggcggcgctgggCGGCGCGCTGGGCGGGCGGGCCTCCGCGCTGCGGGAGCGTGTCCCCTGCGAGCCCGCCGGACGCATGCAGGCGCATGCGCTGGCTGAG GTTTTAGATAAGCTGGACTTTTCCGGAAATAAATTGCCGCCTCCGAGTGTCGAGGTGATAATCAAAGTCATCCAGGCGACGGTCAAATATTTCTTCATGTGTCTACATGAAGAAG AAATAATGGACAAGCTCCGCGGCACGCAGCGCGCCTGTCGCCTGCTGCGCAAGCTCTGTCTCCACAGCAAGCTGGCTCGAGCTATAGCGTTGAGGGACCTTCTAGAAACTGCCATGTTTAGAGAGGAGGCCACGTTTGGAAGCAAGAACTTCATAGGGAATACTACTAGTGCGGCCTTGGATTGGGCCAATGATGACCTGTTGATGCACTTGAATCAGAAACAT GGCCCCATAACGCAACTGACGCAAAGTCACACGTCGGTGTTCCACGCCGGCATCATCGGCAAGGGCGTCCGACGGGTGAATGCAGACGAACAGAACGAAATACCCGACATACTGACCACGAATAATGAGTTGCTGATGGGCGCTCTTATGTCCTGCATG GACGGCAACAGCGGCATAGTGGAGGGCATGACGGCCGTGTCGCTTCTACTGGTGGAGCTGATATCCCCCGACGTCATGTACAACGGACTGCCGTGGCCAGACGAGGACTTTACTAAG CAAGTGAGCATAGAACGCGAGCTGTACATGCGCGCCGCGCTCGAGGGCTGTGTGGTGGCGCGAGCCGCgctccgccgcgccgcgcaGCACCGGCCCGCGTTGTGCCTCGCCAGCGCGCTGCTGCGGGCCTGCGCCGCCTCCGCGCTGCACCGCCACCGCGCCGCCGACG ACCGCTACTGCATGTCGGCGGAGATGCGTCGCGAGCGCTCGGCCCTCTCCGAGCTGCTCGCCACCATGTCGCTGGGCCAgctgctgccgccgccgctgtgCCACATGCTGCAGCTCGCGCCCGCCCTCACCTCCAGCGAG TTGGTGCAAATTCTGCGAGACTGCCTCTGGAACTACACGAGGGATAACGTGCCTTCACCCGCCCTCTTCGAGTGTGACGCTACAG GTCTCCACTGGAGGGACCCTGCTTCATGCGTGCCGCCCCCCAGCTACACGGACGCGCTGCGCATCATCATACAGAAGAGGATCGCCAGGCTCGGCCACCTCTACCCGCTCATGTTCCTCAATCTAGAGAAGAGTGATAGCAACTTAGCTTATTTGAAACAGaaatga
- the LOC125490289 gene encoding uncharacterized protein LOC125490289 — MGIESSGIKISADLIKNKLLQEIKSEGTTVFYTNSGKPQHHGNKNSKQSKPKGPRCFNCNKYGHISSKCWFKNKKTDDDKKGFVAAFSASMVNEADSWYVDSGASSHMTMCRSWLQDEATPTIKSIRVANGKTLQVESSGNVPIKVINHKTGNVEKILIKNVLMV; from the exons ATGGGTATTGAAAGTTCTGGTATAAAAATTAGTGCAGACTTGATCAAGAACAAATTGTTGCAAGAGATAAAGTCTGAGGGCACTACTGTCTTTTATACAAACTCTGGAAAACCACAACATCACGGGAATAAAAATAGCAAACAGAGTAAACCCAAAGGACCCCGTTGTTTCAACTGTAACAAATATGGCCACATAAGTAGTAAGTGctggtttaaaaataaaaagactgatgatgataaaaaagGATTTGTTGCTGCATTTTCAGCGAGCATGGTGAATGAGGCTGACAGCTGGTATGTGGACTCCGGTGCCTCATCGCACATGACCATGTGCCGCAGTTGGCTGCAGGACGAAGCAACACCGACCATCAAGAGCATCCGAGTAGCCAATGGCAAGACTCTTCAAGTGGAAAGTTCCGGTAATGTTCCTATTAAAGTCATTAATCATAAAACTGGAAATGTTGAGAAGATTCTGATTAAAAATGTTCT AATGGTTTAA